A DNA window from Bacteroides cellulosilyticus contains the following coding sequences:
- a CDS encoding potassium channel family protein, with protein MKMALSEFALREKGIYGVLHIVILLLSLFLVVSISVDTFKGIPFYTQTVFMKVQFAVCVLFLLDFILEWFLAKHKGRYFATHFVFLLVAIPYQSIISWAGWTFPEEITYLLRFIPLVRGGYALAIVVGWLTYNKASGLFVTYLTTLLATVYFSSLAFYVMEHGVNTLVTGYGDALWWAFMDVTTVGSNIIAVTVTGRVLSVLLAALGMMMFPIFTVYVTSLVQRRNQEKQEYYKELQGGDIK; from the coding sequence ATGAAAATGGCTCTTTCAGAATTTGCATTACGAGAGAAGGGAATTTATGGTGTCTTACACATTGTGATTCTGTTACTTTCGTTGTTTTTAGTGGTTAGTATTTCAGTAGATACATTCAAGGGTATTCCTTTCTATACTCAGACGGTATTTATGAAGGTTCAGTTTGCGGTGTGCGTATTGTTTTTGCTGGACTTCATTCTGGAGTGGTTTTTAGCAAAGCATAAAGGACGTTATTTTGCCACTCACTTCGTTTTTCTTCTGGTAGCCATCCCTTACCAGAGCATTATTTCCTGGGCCGGATGGACGTTTCCCGAAGAAATCACTTACTTATTACGTTTTATTCCTTTAGTGCGCGGTGGTTATGCATTGGCCATTGTGGTGGGGTGGTTGACGTATAATAAGGCATCCGGTCTGTTTGTTACCTACCTGACGACTTTGCTTGCTACGGTTTATTTCTCCAGTCTGGCTTTTTATGTTATGGAGCATGGGGTGAATACATTGGTTACAGGCTATGGGGATGCTTTGTGGTGGGCGTTTATGGATGTAACGACAGTTGGTTCCAATATTATTGCTGTGACGGTGACGGGGCGTGTACTGTCAGTTCTGCTGGCAGCATTGGGGATGATGATGTTTCCGATATTTACGGTGTATGTGACGAGTCTGGTGCAGAGGAGGAACCAGGAGAAACAAGAGTATTATAAGGAGTTGCAGGGAGGGGATATAAAGTAA
- the glsA gene encoding glutaminase A, translating into MDKKISISQLKEVAQEAYEQVKGNTGGKNADYIPYLANIDKNLFGISICLMNGQTINIGDTDYRFGIESVSKVHTAILILRQYGAQKVLDMIGADATGLPFNSIIAILLENDHPSTPLVNAGAISACSMVEPVGNSDKKWEAIVQNITDLCGSAPQLIDELYKSETATNFNNRSIAWLLKNYNRIYDNPDMALDLYTRQCSLGITAGQLAIAAGTIANSGVNPVTKKEVFEASLAPKITSMISTVGFYEHSGDWMYTAGIPAKSGVGGGVMSVLPGVFGAAAFAPPLDEAGNSVKSQLAIKYIMNKLGLGVFNGDRVTIVE; encoded by the coding sequence ATGGATAAAAAGATTTCAATCTCTCAACTAAAAGAGGTTGCCCAGGAAGCCTATGAACAGGTAAAGGGTAACACCGGGGGGAAAAATGCCGATTACATCCCCTACCTTGCCAACATCGACAAGAATCTGTTCGGCATCAGCATCTGTCTGATGAACGGACAAACCATTAATATAGGTGACACTGACTACCGTTTCGGTATAGAATCTGTTTCCAAAGTACATACAGCCATCCTTATCCTCCGTCAATACGGAGCACAGAAGGTGCTGGATATGATTGGTGCAGATGCTACAGGATTACCTTTCAACTCAATCATCGCCATTTTGCTGGAGAATGATCACCCTTCTACCCCATTGGTAAATGCGGGTGCCATCTCAGCATGTTCCATGGTTGAACCTGTGGGTAATTCGGATAAGAAATGGGAAGCTATCGTTCAGAATATTACTGATTTGTGCGGTTCAGCTCCACAATTGATTGATGAGCTGTATAAGTCGGAAACGGCTACGAACTTCAACAACCGCTCTATTGCATGGTTACTGAAGAACTACAACCGTATCTACGATAATCCGGATATGGCACTCGACCTGTACACTCGTCAATGTTCATTAGGTATCACTGCCGGACAACTGGCGATTGCTGCCGGAACCATCGCCAACAGTGGTGTAAACCCTGTCACCAAGAAAGAAGTGTTTGAAGCTTCATTAGCTCCGAAGATTACTTCCATGATTTCTACCGTAGGTTTCTACGAACATTCAGGTGACTGGATGTACACTGCCGGTATACCTGCCAAGAGCGGTGTAGGTGGTGGAGTTATGTCTGTACTGCCCGGTGTATTCGGCGCAGCTGCATTTGCACCTCCTTTGGACGAAGCAGGGAATTCTGTTAAATCACAACTCGCCATCAAGTATATCATGAACAAATTGGGTTTGGGCGTGTTCAATGGTGACCGTGTGACCATTGTAGAATAA
- a CDS encoding glutamate decarboxylase produces MEDVNFRKGDAKTEVFGSNRMLQPSPVEKIPDGPTTPEIAYQMVKDETFAQTQPRLNLATFVTTYMDDYATKLMNEAININYIDETEYPRIAVMNGKCINIVANLWNSPEKDTWKTGALAIGSSEACMLGGVAAWLRWRKKRQAQGKPFDKPNFVISTGFQVVWEKFAQLWQIEMREVPLTLDKTTLDPEEALKMCDENTICIVPIQGVTWTGLNDDVEALDKALDAYNAKTGYDIPIHVDAASGGFILPFLYPETKWDFRLKWVLSISVSGHKFGLVYPGLGWVCWKGKEYLPEEMSFSVNYLGANITQVGLNFSRPAAQILGQYYQFIRLGFQGYKEVQYNSLTIAKYIHDEIAKMEPFVNYSEEVVNPLFIWYMKPEYAKNAKWTLYDLQDKLSQHGWMVPAYTLPSKLDDYVVMRVVVRQGFSRDMADMLLGDIKNAITELEKLDYPTPTRMAQEKNLPVEAKMFNHGGRRHKKAVK; encoded by the coding sequence ATGGAAGATGTAAATTTCAGAAAAGGTGATGCCAAAACAGAAGTGTTTGGATCAAACAGAATGTTGCAACCCTCTCCGGTAGAGAAGATCCCTGACGGACCTACTACTCCCGAGATTGCTTATCAGATGGTAAAAGACGAAACTTTCGCTCAAACTCAACCCCGTCTGAATCTGGCCACTTTCGTTACCACTTATATGGACGACTACGCCACCAAGCTGATGAACGAGGCGATCAACATCAACTACATTGACGAAACGGAATATCCCCGTATCGCCGTGATGAACGGAAAATGTATCAACATCGTAGCAAACTTGTGGAACTCTCCTGAAAAGGATACTTGGAAAACAGGTGCGCTGGCCATTGGTTCAAGTGAAGCATGTATGTTGGGTGGCGTGGCAGCTTGGCTGCGTTGGCGCAAGAAACGCCAGGCTCAAGGCAAACCGTTCGATAAACCTAATTTCGTTATCTCAACCGGTTTCCAGGTAGTATGGGAAAAGTTCGCCCAGCTCTGGCAGATTGAAATGCGTGAAGTGCCTTTGACCCTTGACAAGACTACTCTTGATCCGGAAGAAGCCTTGAAGATGTGTGATGAAAACACCATTTGTATCGTACCTATTCAGGGTGTGACATGGACCGGACTGAACGATGACGTAGAAGCACTGGACAAAGCTCTCGATGCTTACAACGCCAAGACCGGTTACGATATTCCTATCCATGTAGATGCTGCCAGTGGTGGTTTCATCCTGCCGTTCCTCTATCCTGAAACGAAATGGGACTTCCGTTTGAAATGGGTTCTTTCCATCAGTGTCAGCGGACACAAATTCGGTCTCGTTTATCCGGGTCTGGGTTGGGTTTGCTGGAAAGGCAAAGAATATCTGCCCGAAGAAATGTCATTCAGCGTAAACTACCTCGGTGCTAACATTACTCAGGTCGGCTTGAACTTCTCCCGTCCTGCTGCTCAAATCCTGGGCCAGTACTACCAATTCATTCGCTTAGGATTCCAGGGATACAAAGAAGTGCAGTATAATTCGCTGACCATTGCGAAGTATATCCATGACGAAATCGCCAAGATGGAACCGTTCGTCAACTATTCAGAAGAAGTGGTGAACCCGTTGTTCATCTGGTACATGAAACCGGAGTACGCCAAGAATGCTAAATGGACGTTGTACGACCTTCAGGATAAACTGTCGCAACATGGTTGGATGGTACCGGCTTATACCCTGCCTTCTAAACTGGACGACTACGTCGTAATGCGTGTGGTAGTACGCCAGGGCTTCAGCCGCGACATGGCAGACATGTTGCTGGGCGACATCAAGAATGCTATCACTGAACTGGAGAAATTGGATTATCCTACTCCTACCCGCATGGCTCAGGAAAAAAACTTGCCGGTAGAAGCTAAGATGTTCAACCACGGTGGACGCCGCCATAAAAAAGCTGTAAAATAA